GGACCAAGGGCCGACGCGACGCCTGGTCGGCCTGCGTCTGCATACCAAGGTACTAGCCCGCAGGGACACCAAAATCCTTTCGGCCGACGGTACCCAGATCGGCATCGTAACCAGCGGTATGCTTACGCCGACTGTGCAGATTCCGATTGCGCTGGGTTATGTCGAATTGTCACAGGCAAGCGTTGGGACAACCGTCAACCTTGAAGTTCGAAAATCCCTGGTTTCCGCTGAAGTCGTAAGATTACCTTTTGTCAGACATCAATATCGCACTGTTGCATAGATATCAAACATCCCTACTGGAGGGTATCAAAAATGAGTGAGATTCGATATACACAGGATCATGAATGGGTTCGGGTTGTTTCCGAGAATATTGTTGAAATTGGAATAACCGATTTCGCTCAGGACCAACTCGGTGATATCGTTTTTATTGAGCTTCCGCAAGTCGACGTCAGCGTTGATGCGTCGGATGAGATCGCGGTGATCGAATCTGTCAAGGCGGCAGCAGAGTTGAGATCACCCGTATCCGGTACGGTTGTGGAGAGCAATGAGGAATTGGAGGAACGACCCGAACTGGTCAATGAGAATCCGACCGAGGATGGCTGGTTTTGCAAGTTGGAGATGTCCAGTCCCGAAGAGCTGAACGATCTTCTCGGTGAAGACGAATATAACGAATACGTTGCCAGTCTTGAATGATTTTCGTTGTGTGGCTGTTCGCAATGGAGAAACACGATGACCGGCATGCCTGTGATGCGCCATAAAATCCCACAACTGCCATACCCAGACCGGAATTTCGATGTCTAAAGATCAATCCAATTTTTTACCGAACCTTGACCAATTGGAAGTCGAGAACGACTTCGTTCGTCGGCATATAGGCCCCGGGGCGCCTCAGATTCAGCAAATGCTGGAGGCGCTTGGCCTAAAGTCACTCGATGAACTGATTGATCAGACAGTTCCGCCGAATATCCGCTTCAATCAGCGCATGGATCTGCCAATACCCGAAGGCGAGAACGAAACAATCAGTTACATACGAAGAATGCGTGAACGCAATGTGGTCATGACCTCGATGATCGGCATGGGCTACCACGCAACGGTTCTGCCAGGGGTGATTCGAAGAAACATATTCGAAGACCCGGGTTGGTATACGGCATACACGCCTTATCAGGCCGAAGTCAGCCAAGGTCGCCTGCAGGCGTTGTTGATTTTTCAGGAAATGGTAGCTGATCTGACCGCAATGGATCTGGCCAACGCATCATTGCTTGACGAGGCGACGGCAGCGGCCGAAGCAATGACGATGGCACAGCGCATCGCGAAAGTAAAGTCAAGGAAGTTCCTGGTTTCCGACGACTGTCATCCCCAGACAATCGCGGTGGTCGAGACTCGCGCCCGGTCACTCGGTTACGACGTGGTAGTCGGTGATATCGAAGACCTCGTCGAGACAGAGAATAACTTCTTCGGCGTTCTTTTGCAGTACCCCGCGTCCAGCGGCAGAGTGTTTGACATTTCGAAAGTTGTGGACAGCGCACACTCCGCCAAGGCGATTGTCACGGTCGCGACCGATTTGCTCGCTCTTTGCCTGCTGAAACCACCGGGAGAGTTCGGAGCTGACATCGTCATCGGCAACAGTCAGAGATTCGGAGTGCCAATGGCGTATGGCGGCCCGCATGCAGCCTTTCTCGCAACCCGTTCGGAGTTTCGAAGAACAATCCCCGGTCGCCTGATCGGAGTATCGGTCGACTCCAGCGGTAAGCCCGCGCTTCGTATGGCTTTGCAAACCCGTGAACAGCACATTCGCCGAGACAAGGCCACCAGCAATATCTGCACCGCCCAGGTGTTACTGGCGGTGGTCGCCGGCATGTATGGCGCCTATCACGGCCCCGACGGCCTGACAGCCATTGCCGCAAAAGTTCACCGATTCATGCAGATCGCAGCAGAAGGAATTCGCCGGCTCGGCTACGAAACGGTACACGATAGCTATTTTGATACTGTGACCATCAGTGCGCACGGTCAGGCGCGGCGTATTGCGGCACGTGCCCGAGAAATCCGCATCAACCTGCGCGTTGTCAATGCCGACCAACTGGGGATTTCGTTTGACGAGACAACAAAAAGAGTACATCTGGAACGTCTGTGGAGTATTTTCGACACACACGCCAATTCGAGAATCACGATTGACCAGCTTGACGCTGAAATAGGCGATTCCATCCCGCAGGAACTGAGGCGAACCAGTGCGTTCATGACCCATCCGAATTTCAGTCAGTATCACTCCGAAACGCTGATGCTTCGCTTTATCCGTCAGCTTGGACAGAAAGACATTGCATTGAACCGATCCATGATTCCGTTGGGATCGTGTACGATGAAGCTCAACTCTACAACGGAAATGACCCCGGTCACCTTTCACAAGTTCAGTGCAATTCATCCATTCGCACCGCTGGATCAGACGCAAGGATATCACCAGCTGGTCGAAGAGTTGGAGGCCATGCTCTGCGAAATAACCGGATTCAGCGCGATTTCGTTCCAGCCAAACGCCGGCTCGCAGGGCGAGTATGCCGGACTTCTGGTAATCAAGCGCTATCTGGAAGAGCAGCGACAAGGTCACCGCAATATCTGCCTGATTCCGCAATCCGCACATGGCACGAATCCGGCCAGTGCCGCCTTGGCTGGAATGCGCATCGTTGTCGTGAAGTGTGATGATCAGGGCAACGTGCAAGTTTCGGACCTGGCTGAAAAACTGAAAAAGTACAGTGGTGAAGTGGCGGCCTTGATGATTACTTACCCATCGACACATGGCGTATTCGAGGAAGCGATTGTAGATATTTGTGACATGGTTCATCAGCACGGTGCCCAGGTATACCTGGACGGTGCGAATATGAATGCCATGGTTGGAATTGCCCGTCCCGCGGACATCGGTGCGGACGTCGCCCACCTGAATCTGCATAAGACATTCTGCATACCCCATGGTGGCGGTGGCCCGGGTGTGGGACCCATCGGCGTCAAACCGCATCTTGCACCCTATCTCCCGGATCATGCCGTCGTCGAAGGTGTAAATCCGTATGCCGGCAACAGGCAGACCGTGGGTACCATCTCGGCCGCACCCTGGGGATCGGCCGGTATACTGCCTATTTCCTGGGCTTACATTTCATTGATGGGCGCGAAAGGATTGCAGTTCGCCACCCAGATTGCGATTCTGAATGCAAACTACATGGCAATGAAGTTGGACCCCCACTTTCCGATTCTCTACAAGGGAAGAAATGGTCGGGTAGCCCATGAATGCATC
The Acidiferrobacterales bacterium genome window above contains:
- the gcvH gene encoding glycine cleavage system protein GcvH, giving the protein MSEIRYTQDHEWVRVVSENIVEIGITDFAQDQLGDIVFIELPQVDVSVDASDEIAVIESVKAAAELRSPVSGTVVESNEELEERPELVNENPTEDGWFCKLEMSSPEELNDLLGEDEYNEYVASLE
- the gcvP gene encoding aminomethyl-transferring glycine dehydrogenase, producing the protein MSKDQSNFLPNLDQLEVENDFVRRHIGPGAPQIQQMLEALGLKSLDELIDQTVPPNIRFNQRMDLPIPEGENETISYIRRMRERNVVMTSMIGMGYHATVLPGVIRRNIFEDPGWYTAYTPYQAEVSQGRLQALLIFQEMVADLTAMDLANASLLDEATAAAEAMTMAQRIAKVKSRKFLVSDDCHPQTIAVVETRARSLGYDVVVGDIEDLVETENNFFGVLLQYPASSGRVFDISKVVDSAHSAKAIVTVATDLLALCLLKPPGEFGADIVIGNSQRFGVPMAYGGPHAAFLATRSEFRRTIPGRLIGVSVDSSGKPALRMALQTREQHIRRDKATSNICTAQVLLAVVAGMYGAYHGPDGLTAIAAKVHRFMQIAAEGIRRLGYETVHDSYFDTVTISAHGQARRIAARAREIRINLRVVNADQLGISFDETTKRVHLERLWSIFDTHANSRITIDQLDAEIGDSIPQELRRTSAFMTHPNFSQYHSETLMLRFIRQLGQKDIALNRSMIPLGSCTMKLNSTTEMTPVTFHKFSAIHPFAPLDQTQGYHQLVEELEAMLCEITGFSAISFQPNAGSQGEYAGLLVIKRYLEEQRQGHRNICLIPQSAHGTNPASAALAGMRIVVVKCDDQGNVQVSDLAEKLKKYSGEVAALMITYPSTHGVFEEAIVDICDMVHQHGAQVYLDGANMNAMVGIARPADIGADVAHLNLHKTFCIPHGGGGPGVGPIGVKPHLAPYLPDHAVVEGVNPYAGNRQTVGTISAAPWGSAGILPISWAYISLMGAKGLQFATQIAILNANYMAMKLDPHFPILYKGRNGRVAHECIVDLRHIKKSTGITVEDVAKRLIDFGFHAPTVSFPVADTMMIEPTESEAMREIDRFCDALIAIRQEIDDIESGKLDPDNNPLKNAPHTFDLLVQDHWDLPYSREQAFFPLKWVWHDKYWPPVGRIDNVHGDRELICSCPPISAWSDEGAAESEAA